A stretch of the Sphingobacterium thalpophilum genome encodes the following:
- a CDS encoding methylated-DNA--[protein]-cysteine S-methyltransferase has product MTIQQEVDFQRIAKAIHFLQNNYKTQPSLAQIASHVYMSEAHFQRMFTSWAGTSPKKFLQYISLNHAKSLLKENNIAETTFQLGLSSSSRLHELFINIEGMSPAEYRNEGANLLISYNYYQTLFGPIIIASTPKGICHIAYEEDHIAAFEILRQRFPKANFRLESDSMHGSALKALNPQNNDLSLVKLHLKGTEFQLKVWEALLKIPMGNLSTYGSIAAQIGKPTASRAVGTAVGSNPIAYLIPCHRVIQNSGIFGGYRWDPMRKTAMIGWEGLYTAI; this is encoded by the coding sequence ATGACTATTCAGCAAGAAGTAGATTTTCAACGTATCGCCAAGGCAATTCATTTCTTACAAAATAACTATAAGACGCAACCCAGCTTGGCACAGATCGCTTCTCACGTTTATATGAGTGAAGCACATTTCCAGCGAATGTTTACCTCTTGGGCAGGAACTAGCCCCAAGAAGTTTCTTCAATATATTAGCTTAAACCACGCCAAATCCTTATTGAAGGAGAATAACATCGCTGAAACGACATTTCAGCTGGGACTGTCCAGCAGCAGCAGGCTGCACGAACTGTTTATCAACATAGAAGGCATGTCTCCGGCTGAGTACAGAAATGAAGGCGCAAATCTGTTAATTTCCTATAATTACTATCAAACGCTTTTTGGTCCCATTATCATTGCCTCCACTCCCAAAGGAATCTGCCACATCGCATATGAGGAAGATCATATAGCTGCTTTCGAAATCCTGCGACAGCGATTTCCAAAAGCAAACTTTAGGCTTGAAAGCGATAGCATGCACGGGAGCGCATTAAAAGCGTTAAACCCTCAAAACAACGACCTGAGTCTCGTAAAGCTGCACCTGAAGGGTACAGAGTTTCAATTGAAAGTATGGGAAGCATTACTAAAAATCCCTATGGGCAATTTAAGCACCTATGGCTCCATTGCGGCACAGATCGGAAAACCAACGGCATCCAGGGCGGTCGGCACGGCAGTGGGAAGTAACCCCATCGCCTATCTCATCCCTTGTCACCGTGTGATTCAGAACAGTGGCATTTTTGGTGGCTACCGCTGGGATCCGATGCGAAAAACAGCGATGATCGGCTGGGAAGGCTTGTACACTGCCATATAA
- a CDS encoding SelT/SelW/SelH family protein, producing MATKPIIEIEYCPKCNWMLRAAYMAQEVLSSFTEDVYGVTLVPSEIAGRYTVRVDGNEIFDRKREGRFPEIKELKQLIRNVVAPEKSLGHSDKTV from the coding sequence ATGGCAACAAAACCCATTATCGAAATAGAATACTGTCCTAAATGCAATTGGATGCTGCGCGCTGCCTATATGGCTCAGGAAGTATTAAGCTCATTTACTGAAGACGTATACGGCGTAACGCTTGTCCCGAGTGAAATTGCCGGCCGTTATACAGTACGTGTAGATGGCAACGAAATCTTCGACCGGAAGAGAGAAGGCCGCTTTCCGGAAATCAAAGAACTGAAACAGCTGATACGTAATGTTGTTGCACCCGAAAAGTCCCTCGGCCATTCGGACAAAACCGTCTAA
- a CDS encoding alpha-ketoglutarate-dependent dioxygenase AlkB family protein has translation MELFDNLFDSNKNLLPYDGTANYYGKILNDQQANQYFDLLLRSIQWVNDRAVIFGNEIITKRKVAWYGERAFEYTYSNTTKKALPWTKELLELKALAEAHTKETYNSCLLNLYHNGDEGMAWHSDGEKDLKKNGAIASLSFGAERKFAFKHKTTKEKVELTLGNGSLLVMKDRTQTYWLHRLPPTKKVLEPRINLTFRTIDNLQTS, from the coding sequence ATGGAACTTTTCGACAACCTATTTGATAGTAATAAAAACCTGCTTCCTTATGACGGTACTGCCAATTACTATGGTAAGATATTGAACGATCAGCAGGCTAACCAGTATTTTGATTTGCTGCTTCGCTCCATTCAATGGGTCAATGACCGGGCTGTCATCTTTGGGAATGAAATCATCACCAAACGTAAAGTCGCCTGGTACGGCGAGCGTGCGTTTGAATACACTTATTCCAATACGACTAAAAAAGCCCTGCCCTGGACAAAGGAGCTGCTTGAGCTGAAAGCCCTTGCCGAAGCGCACACGAAAGAGACTTACAACTCCTGTTTACTTAATCTCTATCACAACGGCGATGAGGGTATGGCCTGGCATAGTGACGGTGAAAAAGACCTGAAAAAGAATGGTGCCATTGCTTCCTTGAGCTTTGGAGCCGAACGAAAGTTTGCATTTAAGCACAAGACGACAAAGGAAAAAGTCGAACTTACGTTGGGGAATGGCAGCCTTCTGGTCATGAAGGACCGTACGCAGACCTATTGGTTGCACCGCCTACCTCCTACTAAAAAGGTACTTGAACCGCGGATCAACCTGACATTCAGAACCATTGACAACCTCCAAACGTCATAA
- the ygiD gene encoding 4,5-DOPA-extradiol-dioxygenase, with protein sequence MTTFPLSGIAGKAGTLAKFSAAMTATAKFPALFLGHGSPMNAIEDNEFVQGFKAIGQTFEKPKAMLVISAHWETRGTYVTAMEHPSTIHDFSGFPRALFDVQYPAPGSPSLAIETQRLVTRTPVHLDEKWGLDHGSWSVVKHLYPLADVPVIQMSIDYTQPASYHYEIAKQLAALRNKGILIIGSGNMVHNLTMVDWDKLHSSGYAYEWAAIANERMKTFIQNGNHQALIDFRKQGREFDLAIPTPEHYIPLIYTLALQEKNEDLLLFNDNSVAGSLYMTSLKIG encoded by the coding sequence ATGACAACCTTCCCCCTATCTGGCATCGCCGGCAAGGCAGGCACATTGGCGAAATTCAGTGCTGCAATGACGGCAACAGCGAAATTTCCGGCATTATTTCTTGGTCATGGAAGTCCTATGAATGCCATTGAAGACAACGAATTTGTGCAAGGTTTCAAAGCCATAGGCCAAACCTTTGAAAAGCCAAAAGCGATGCTTGTAATCTCTGCCCATTGGGAAACACGTGGAACATATGTTACTGCGATGGAGCATCCTAGCACCATACATGACTTTAGCGGCTTTCCCCGGGCTTTATTTGATGTGCAATATCCTGCCCCCGGCAGCCCTTCACTGGCAATAGAGACACAGCGTCTGGTTACAAGAACGCCTGTACACCTAGACGAAAAATGGGGACTGGATCATGGTTCCTGGTCGGTCGTAAAACACCTTTATCCGCTTGCCGACGTCCCCGTCATACAGATGAGCATTGATTATACACAACCAGCGTCTTACCATTATGAAATTGCCAAACAGCTGGCTGCCCTCCGAAATAAAGGTATATTGATCATCGGAAGCGGCAACATGGTCCACAATCTCACGATGGTCGACTGGGACAAACTCCATAGCTCAGGATACGCCTACGAATGGGCAGCGATAGCAAATGAGAGAATGAAAACATTTATCCAGAACGGCAACCATCAGGCATTGATCGACTTTAGAAAACAGGGGCGTGAATTTGACCTTGCCATCCCTACGCCTGAACATTATATACCTTTGATCTACACATTGGCGCTGCAGGAAAAAAATGAAGACCTGCTCCTCTTCAACGATAATTCGGTCGCTGGTTCACTCTATATGACATCGTTAAAGATAGGCTAA